The Cupriavidus necator N-1 DNA window AGCGCCGCCACACCCTCCCGATCCTGGCCAATCTGCTGATTCGCAAGTCCGGGTCCAACGTTTCCTTCCTCTCGACCGACATCGAGATCCAGATCACCACGCACGCCGAATGCGGCGTTGGCAGCGACAGCATTGCCACCACCGTGGCCGCGCGCAAGCTGCTGGACATCCTGCGCGCCATGCCTGACGGCGACGTGGCCCTGTCGCTCAACGACAAGCGCATGACCGTGCAATCCGGCAAGAGCCGCTTCGCACTGCAGACGCTGGCCGCAGAGGAATTCCCGACCGTTGCCGAAGCCAGCGAATTCAACGCCAGCGTCAGCCTGCCGCAGAAGACCTTCAAGCACCTGCTGGCGATGGTCCACTTCGCCATGGCGCAGCAGGACATCCGCTACTACCTGAACGGCATGCTGCTGGTGGTCGAAGGCAAGAAGGTCATGGCAGTCGCCACCGACGGCCACCGCCTGGCCTACTGCGGCGTTGAGCTGGAAACCGAAGCCGTCGGCGTGGGCGCGCGCCAGGAAGTCATCATCCCGCGCAAGACCATCCTGGAACTGCAGCGCCTGCTGGAAGACAACGACGATCCGGTGCAGGTGCAGCTGGCCGCCAACCAGGTCAAGTTCACGTTCGCCAATATCGAACTGATCTCCAAGCTGGTTGAAGGCAAGTTCCCCGACTTCCAGCGCGTGATTCCCAAGGGCTACAAGAATGCCTTCGCCATCGACCGCGTGCGGCTGCAGCAGGCGCTGCAACGCACCGCGATCCTGACGACCGACAAATTCAAGGGCGTGCGCTGCATCCTCGACACGCACATGCTCAAGATCAGCTCCACCAACGCCGACCAGGAAGAGGCGCAGGAAGAGCTGGAACTCGATTACTCGGGCGACGCGCTCGATATCGGCTTCAACGTGACCTACCTGCTTGACGTGCTTGCCAACCTGAAGAGCGAGCAGGTGCAGGTCAGCCTCGGCGACTCGAATTCGAGTGCGCTGATTACCGTGCCGGAAGACGACAACTTCAAGTACGTCGTCATGCCGATGCGCATCTGATGATCCGGTAACAGGACCAGACCAGACAAGAACCGGAGCAGCAAACGGCACGCAACGACACCTGGCCCAGGCCGGGACGTCCTGGGGATGACCATCCCGCAGCGGGGGCAGGATCGAAACGACGATCCGCCCCTTTTGCCGTTTTTAGTAACCCGCCATGCGGACCCTTTCGCGCCCCGCCGCTATGCCGGCCCGGCCCGAATTCCGCCATTGCCGTGAGTAGAAAGACATGACCGAACAGCAGAACCCGCAGCAGGAAAACACCTACGGAGCCTCTTCGATCCAGATTCTGGAAGGCCTGGAGGCGGTACGCAAGCGCCCGGGCATGTATATCGGTGATACCTCCGACGGCACCGGCCTGCACCACCTTGTCTTCGAGGTGCTGGACAACTCCATCGACGAAGCGCTGGCCGGCTACTGCACCGAGATCCAGGTCACCATCCACAGCGACAACTCGATCTCCATCGTCGACAACGGCCGCGGCATCCCGCCCCTGGTCAAGTTCGACGACAAGCACGAACCCAAGCGCAGCGCGGCGGAAATCGCCATGACCGAGCTGCACGCCGGCGGCAAGTTCAACCAGAACAGCTACAAGGTGTCCGGGGGCCTGCACGGCGTGGGCGTGTCCTGCGTGAACGCCCTGTCCAAGTGGCTGCGCCTGACCGTGCGCCGCGACGGCCAGGTCCACCTGATCGAATTCGCCAAGGGCGACGTACAGAACCGCATCGTCGAGACCGTGACCGGCCCCGACGGCCAGCCCGTTGAAGTCTCGCCGATGAAGATCATCGGCGCCACCGACAAGCGCGGCACCGAAGTGCACTTCCTGGCCGACGAAGAAATCTTCACCAACGTCGAGTTCCACTACGAGATCCTCTCCAAGCGCATCCGCGAGCTCTCGTTCCTGAACAACGGCGTGCACATCAAGCTGGTCGACCAGCGCACCGGCAAGGAGGAAGACTTTGCCTTCTCCGGCGGCGTGAAGGGTTTTGTCGAGTACATCAACCGCTCCAAGAGCGTGCTGCACCCCACCATCTTCTACGCCAACACCGAAAAAGACGGTATCGCCGTGGAAGTGGCCATGCAGTGGAACGACGGCTACAACGAGCAGGTGCTCTGCTTCACCAACAACATCCCGCAGCGGGATGGCGGCACCCACCTGACCGGCCTGCGCGCCGCGATGACCCGCGTCATCAACAAGTACATCGAAGAGAACGAAGTCGCCAAGAAAGCCAAGGTGGAAACCACCGGCGACGACATGCGCGAAGGCCTGTCCTGCGTGCTCTCCGTCAAGGTGCCCGAGCCCAAGTTCAGCTCGCAGACCAAGGACAAGCTGGTCTCTTCCGAAGTGCGCCTGCCGGTGGAAGAACTCGTCGGCAAGGCCCTGAGCGACTTCCTGCTGGAAACCCCGGGCGATGCCAAGATCATCTGCGGCAAGATCGTCGACGCCGCCCGCGCCCGCGAAGCCGCCCGCAAGGCCCGCGAAATGACGCGCCGCAAGGGCCTGATGGACGGCATGGGCCTGCCCGGCAAGCTGGCAGACTGCCAGGAAAAAGACCCCGCCCTGTCAGAACTCTTCCTGGTGGAGGGCGACTCCGCAGGCGGCTCCGCCAAGCAAGGCCGCGACCGTAAGTTCCAGGCCATCCTGCCCCTGAAGGGCAAGATCCTGAACGTAGAACGCGCCCGCTTCGACAAGATGCTGTCCAGCCAGGAAGTGCTGACCCTGATCACCGCACTGGGCACCGGCATCGGCAAGGACGACTACAACCTGGACAAGCTGCGCTACCACCGCATCATCATCATGACCGATGCTGATGTGGACGGCTCGCACATCCGCACCCTGTTGCTGACATTCTTCTACCGCCAGATGCCCGACATCATCGAGCGCGGCTACGTCTATATCGCGCAGCCGCCGCTGTACAAGATCAAGCACGGCAAGGAAGAGCGGTATATCAAGGATGATGTCGAGCTCAATGCCTACCTGCTGAAGCTGGCGATGGAGAAGGCTGTGCTGGTGCGGCCGGATGGGACTGAGATCAATGGGGATGCGCTGACTGAGTTGGCGCGGCAGTATCAGCTGACTGAGGGGGTGATTTCTCGCCTGTCACGGATTGTTGATACCGATGCCCTGCGTGCTATTGCTGATGGGGTGGCGCTGGATCTGGACAGCGCGGCTGCTGCTGAGGCGTCTGCTGTGGCGTTGAAGGCTAAGTTGGCTGAGATGCATGCCAAGACGTTGATTGGGGCGGCTGTTAATGATGATGGCACTGCTGATGTCTATGCGCAGTTTGATGAGAAGACGGATAAGCATCGGTTGATGATTGCGCGTCGTCATCATGGGAACGTGCGGTTGTCGCATCTGGATGCGGACTTCGTCCATGGTGCTGACTATGCTGCTCTCTCCAATGCGGCCAAGACTTTCCAGGGGCTGACTCCGGAAGGCACCAAGGTGCAGCGGGGCGAAGGCGAAAAGCTGCGTGATCAGACTGTCAATGACTTCCACGGGGCCATGCAATGGCTGCTGGCTGAGGCTGAGCGTGGGGTTTCTCGTCAGCGGTATAAGGGGCTGGGGGAGATGAATCCTGAGCAGTTGTTTGAGACGACGCTGGACGTTACTCAGCGCCGACTGCTGAAGGTGCAGATTGAGGATGCTATTGCGGCGGATCAGATCTTCACTACGCTGATGGGGGATGAGGTGGAGCCGCGTAGGAACTTTATTGAGAGTAATGCGCTGGTGGCGAGGAATATTGACGTCTGACATGTAGTGTGTAGATAGCGTCATAACCTGAGAAAAATGGACCCATAAGTTGAGAAATTTATGGGTCTTTTTTCATAATAGTCAAGATTTCCGGGTTACCCGTCGAAGCCCATCGCCACCGAAAGTTTTCCAAGAGGGGATGGGCAACTAAAACGAAAACAGAGAACGCTGAGAGCGGCGGTTGCATCTATATGGCATTGCCAAAACCAATCGGAAAGCAGCTGGAAGTGGTGTGCCTGCCGGCGACCGGGCAGCATGTCGTGCTCGGTACCGCGGGTAGCGGCGAGCCCTTGCGCGCATGATGCCTTGAGCGGTGTAGAACATATCGCTTGGAACTATTGGTTCAAAGGCATGCTCCTTTCGAATCCACATATCGGGTGTGTTGGCGACCCGCATTTTCTTCAGCTTGAAGGAGACGCGGTTGTAGACGTTGTTGCCGATGTACTTTTTCGTTCGTCAGGACCTCCCTCACCGTAGATCGACTCCAAGGCCGACCGAGCTCTGTCTCGATTCGCATGGCGTTCAGTCGTGCTGCGATTTCGTGCTCATTTAGCGACTCCTCGATGAACCACGAGTAAATGAGATTGACAGTACGTACCTCGCTCTCCGGGCCTGGCATCAGGATCACGCGGTCAGTCTGAAAACTCTTATGCTCTCCTCTTGCCAGTGGCCCTTTCATGACTCCGTGCTGGTCCGCGAGGACCGCTGCAGCCCATAGCCCGCTGGACCTCCTTGGCGAAACCCCATCTCGATAAGGCGGCACTGCCCGGCGAAGACCTTTGATGAGAGTTCGCGGCTGTACTCGCCAGCCATTGCGCGCTTCACGCCCTTGACGATGGTTGAGACGGTGGAGCCGTCGTTCTCGAACTGCTCGGCGCAATAGGCGACCTGGAAGCCAGCCCTCCGGCAGATGTACTCGTAGTACGCGCTTTCATCGGCGTCCTGAAAGCGGCCCCATCGACTCACGTCATAGACCAGAATGACCTGGAAATCCGCTGCGCCGGATTCGACGTCATGAATGAGGTTTTGGAGCGCCTGCCTGCCGTCTATGCGTAAGCCGCTTCCACGCGTCCATCTTTGCAACGCGATTCGTGACAGTCCGTCGTTTTTGCCGTTCTCGGTTGCGGGCGGCATACGCGGGGTGGAGCTCGCGGTACTCATGCCTATACTCCGGATGCGCCGCAGCCCAGTTGCGTTGGGCCTGCGCTTGGTACTCGCGGTAGTCGGCGTCGGTCGCTAGCCGCGCGCGGTGGCTGCCAACTGCCGCGCGGCCACAGCTGGAAACTGGCGTCGCCGATGCCCCCAAACCAGCGTTTTCCCCGTCCCGATACTGGAACAACCCGTTTCAGCGCCTCCCTTATTCGGATTCCGTTCGCTTCATAGAATTGCCCCGCAACTGTAGTACCGCGAGGGGCCAGGCTGGCCTCACTCAAATCCGGCTAGCCGCTTGGTCCGCATCGCGGGCCAGCGCGCAATGGGGGGCGATCATGGGGAAAAATGCACTTTTATGGGGAGTGGCGGCAACGCTGCTCACATTGACGGCACCGGCACATGCCGTTGCCGACTGGCAGGAACTGGGAGCGCAGTTCTATACCGGCAACGGTTTCAAGCAATACAGCAACAGCACCGACATGACCACCGGTGCGCCAACCGGCGCATCGACTCATCTCGATATCTTCCAGCTGAACTACAGCAACGGCTGGAAGTACGGTGCCACCTTCTTCTACTTCCAGAATGCCTTCGACCACGGCAACTACCGGATGTACACCCAGGGCTGGGAGTTCCTCAGCCTGAACAAGATCTTCGACGCGGACCTGTCCTTCGGCCCCATCAAGGAGATCCGGCTTGCGCCGGGCTGGCAGTTCGCCACATCCAAGGACTACTACGCCGGCACGCAGAACCAGGGCAATGCCGCCGACTACGGCGCCAAGATGGTCTATCCCGCCGTCGATACCCGGGACCTCTTCCTGGGCCTGGACTTCCCGCTCAAAGTCCCTGGCTTCGACTACCTCGGCGTGAGCGTCGGTGTCTACAAGGACTTCCAGCCCAAGACCCGCTACACGCTGCAGCCCTCCGTCAACTTGTACTACCGCTCGACCTTCTTTATCGGCCCGACCCGCTGGAAGGCCCAGGGTTACGCCCAATGGTACGGGGCGCGCAACGCGCGCGAGAACAGCAACTATGACGCCGTCGCCTACTTCACCACGCAGGATGCCCTGCTGCTCGACACCGGCCTGCTGCTGTGGGACCGCCCCGACCAGTTCTATGCCGGCGTGCAGTTGCAGTGGTCGCACAATACCTACGGCGTCAAGACGATAGAGGGCGTTTCCAAGGCCACCAACGAATTCTTCCCGCAGTTGATGTTTGAATGGATCTTCTGAACTGAACGGAGCGTAGCGCCATGCATTTGAATCGCCAAATCGGAAATTTCCCCCGCGTCCTGCGCGCCCTCGGCTTCTTCTATGCGATCTATGTGGCATGCCTGCCGCCAGCGCAGGCGCAGCCCACCCCCGCGCCCACGCAAGTCAAGATCGCGGCGGTGCTCGGCTCCGGCCCGGACGACCCCTGGAACGCGACCCTGATCTCGACCTGGAAGCAGCTGCGCGCGGCCAAGCCGCACGGGCTTGCCATCAATGATCCGGTCTACACCGAAGGCGTCTTCGGCAGCGCGGCGGAAGCGGCATTGCGCCTTTACGCGCGCAAGGGCTACGACATCATCTGGGCGCATGCCAACTATACCGATGAGGTACGCCGCATCCACGCGCAGTATCCCAACACGCTGTTCGTGCTCACCGGTGCGCCAAACGAGCCGATCGGCGCAAACGTCTATCTGCTCTACAACCGCATCTACGAGCCGTCCTACCTTGCCGGCATCGCTGCCGGAATGCTGACCAGGACCGGCGTGGTCGGCGCCGTCGCCGGCTTTCCGACGGAAGACACCAACGATGCCATCAACGCGTTCTTCGCCGGGGCCAGGAGCGTGCGTCCTGACGTGAAGCAGAAGGTGTCGTTCATCGCAAGCTGGTGGGATCCGCCTATGGCAACCGAAGCCATGAAGGCGCAGGTGGCCGGCGGTGTCGACCAGGAGTTCATGCTCAGCTCAACCTTCGATGTCTGCAAGCAGCAGAAGGTCACCTGCTATGGCGCCTACCGCGACTGGAGCCCGGTGGCGCCGCAGAACATCGCCACCAGCGCCCTGGGCAACTGGACACCGGGCTTCAAGTGGATCCTTGACGAATGGCACGCCAGCCGCGTTGGCGGCAAGCCGTTGGCCGGCAATATGAACAAGCGCTACTTCGGCATGGCCGAAGGCGGCGCGGAGCTGGCGCCGTTCCACGACTTTCCGATGCCGCCGCAGATTGCGGCGCGGATCAGCGAGACCCGCGCCAGAATCGAGGCACGGCAGCAGACGGTGGAGCTCGACGTCAGCAAGCCGGCCTCGTCAAAGTAGAGGGTGCCATGCAAGCCATCCCTCACTTGCGCGTGCGCAACCTGTCCAAGCGGTTCGGCAACTTCACCGCCCTTGGCGACGTCAGCATCGAGATCGCTCGCGGCGAGATGCACTGCCTGCTCGGCGAAAACGGCGCCGGCAAATCCACGCTGACCAGTTGCCTGTCGGGCTATCTCCAGGCCGATGCTGGCACCATCGAGGTCTACGGACAAGCGCTGGACATCCGCTCGCCCATGGACGCCCGCCGTGCCGGCATCGGCAAGGTGTTCCAGCACTTTGTGCTGGCCAATCCCCTGACGGTGGTCGAGAACGTGATCGCCGGCTCGCCGCAGCGCGGCTTTCTGCCGCGCACCGCGGCAACGCGTGCCCGGCTCCATGAGCGGTGCCGCAAGTACGGGCTGAGCCTCGATCTGGATTGCCCGGTCGGCGACCTCGACGTCGGGCAGCAGCAATGGGCCGAAATCCTGAAGTGCCTCAATACCGAGGTCGACCTGCTGATTCTGGACGAGCCGACCGCCGTGCTGACGCCGCAGGAATCCGTGCAGCTGTTCAGCGTGCTGCGGACCCTTACCGGCGAAGGGACGACGGTAGTGCTGATCACCCACAAGCTGGATGAAGTGCTGCAGTGTGACCGCGTGACCGTCATGCGCAAGGGGCGGGTGATCGATACCGTCGAAGCCGCGCGTTGTACCCGCGACGACCTGTCCACGCTGATGGTTGGCCACGCCACCTCCACGCCGCGCCGCGGCGCCTCCAGCCCGGGCGCGCCGCGCCTGGTGCTGGAAGGCCTGTCAGCCTCAGCCGGCCGGCGCCCCCTGCACGGCATCGACCTTACCGTGCACCGCGGCGAGATCGTCGGCATCGCCGGTGTCTCAGGCAACGGCCAGAAGGAACTGTTCGAGGTCATTGCCGGCGCGCGCCGCGCCACCGCCGGCCGCCTGCTGTGCGATGGCGTCGATCTCACCAACCACGACCCGGGCACTATCTCGCGGGCCGGCATCGGCCATATTCCGCAAGACCGTTTTGCCGAAGGCCTAGTCGGTGAACTCAGCGTTGCCGACAACCTGATGCTCGGGCGGCACCGCGATCCGGTGTTCAGCCGCCGCGGCTTCCTGTCGCGCAAGCGGGCCGAGGCGTTCGCGCAGGACTGCATCGACCGCTTTGCCATCAGCACCCGCTCGGTCCACACCAAGGCAGGCACCTTGTCGGGCGGAAATGCACAGAAGATCGTCATTGCGCGCGAGCTGTACCAGGCCTCGAAAGTCGTGCTGGCCAACCAGCCCACGCGCGGCGTTGACGTGGGCGTCATCGAAAGCATCTATCGCCTGCTGCTCGACAAGCGCAATGAGGGCTACGCGATCCTGCTCGCCTCCGATGAGCTCGACGACCTGTTCAACCTCTGCGACCGCATCGCCGTGATGTACGAAGGGCGCATTGCCGGCATCTTCGATGCCACGCAGGTAACCATTGCGCAGATCGGCCACCTGATGGCCGGGGGTGCGCACATTCCGCCGGCGCCAGCGCTGCAGCCGGCACCTTGCCTGAAGGATCTCCCATGAACGCCAGGTTAGGCCGGGCCTTGACGCTCGGCAGTCTGTTGTCTTTCCCCGCTGCTGGCCATGGGCGAACTGTCGCCACGCTGGCGGCGGGCACGCTCGTCGGCCTGTCGGTCTCGGCGCTGCTGCTGGTCGCCGGCGGGTATCCGCTGGGCGCCGCGCTGTCGTCGCTATGGTCCGGCGCCTTCGGCGGCTTCGCCGAAGGCCTTGATACCTTGCGCGATGCCACGCCGCTGTTCCTCGTCGCGCTGGCAACCATCGTCTCCTACCGTGCCCAGCTCTGGAACGTGGGGCAGGAAGGCCAGCTGGTACTCGGGGCCATCTTTTGCTACGGCGCCACCTTGCTGGCAGCCGGCCTGCCGCAGCCGCTGCCGTGGCTGCTGCCGCTCTGCGCCGGCGTCGCCGGGGGCGCGCTCTGGAGCACGCCCCCGGCCCTGGCCAGGGTGCGCTGGGGCGTGAACGAGATTGTCTCGACCATGATGTTCAACTACATCGCCGTGTTCCTGCTGATGTACCTGGTCGGCCATGTCTGGCCGGAATCGAGCGCCACGTACCTGCAGACGGCGCCGATCGGCGCGCCCGCCCATCTGCCTGCCTGGAATGCCGAGGGCACGCTGAACGCGCAGTTCCTGATTGCCGCCGTGGTCGCGCTGGCGCTTGCGGTGCTGTTTGGCAGGAGCGTGCTCGGCTTCGAGATCCTGTCATTCGGGCTGAACGCCAGGACCTCGGCGTTCAAGGGGATCGCCGCCGGGGCCACCTGCCTGAAGGTCTTCGCGATCAGCGGCGGCATTGCGGGATTGTGCGGGGCGGTGATGCTTCTCGGCACGCAGTGGCGGCTGGCGCCGGCAACGCTGGCGAGCGGCGTGGGCTACAGCGGCATCATGGTCGCCATGCTCGGGCGCCTGCATCCGGCCGGCGCCCTGCTGGCAGCGCTGCTGTTCGGCGCGCTCAATACCGGCAGTGCCGCGATGCAGCTCGAAGCGGGCGTGCCCAGCACCATGGCGCGCGTCATGCAGGCTGTGCTTCTTATCAGTTTTCTTCTGGCGCAAGCCATCAACCAGGCGCAACCGGCCAAGCGAGGGCGCGATGCATGATCTTCTTAACAACGCCGTGGCAGTTGGCCTGCTGGCGGCTGCCGTGCGGATGCTGACGCCGCTGCTGCTGGCTGCCGCGGGCGAGCTGGTTGCCGAGAAAGCGGGCATCATGAACCTGGGGGTCGAGGGCACTATGATGACCGGCTGTTTCGTCGCCTTCCTGGTGACGTTCCTGTCGGGGTCGCTGGCGCTCGGCATTGCGGCGGCGGTGCTGTCCGGCGCAGCCCTGGGCGGCCTGATGGCGTTCGCCACTGTGACGCTGCGCATCGAGCAGTTCATCATGGGGCTGGCCATCAACCTGCTCAGCTCGGCGTTGACGGCCTACGGCTTTCGCGCGCTGCTCAAGCAGGTCCCGGCGGAGCAAGCCGTGATCGAGCCGCTGTCCACGCTGCGCATTCCCGGGCTGGCGGACCTGCCCCTGGTCGGCGAGGCCTTGTTCAACCAGACCTGGATGACCTACCTGGCATACCTGATGGTGCCGGCCATTGCCTTGCTGCTGTATCGCACGCGCCTGGGCCTGGAGCTGCGCAGCCTGGGCGAGAACCCCAAGCTGCTCGATACCGCGGGACACAGCGTCGGGGTGCCGCGCTATGGCGCGGTGATCTTCGGCGGCGCCATGGCGGGGCTGGCCGGCGCGGCCCTGAGCGCCGGCTCGTCGATGCGCTTTGTCGAGGAAATGACCGCCGGGCGCGGCTGGATCGTGATTGTCATCGTGGTCGCGGCAAACTGGCGCGTCTGGCGCGTGCCACTGGTGACTGCCGTGTTTGCGCTGCTGCAGGCGGCACAACTGCAGGCGCAGGCGAACGGCGTGGCATTCCCCTACGAGATCCTGCTGGCATTGCCGTACATTGCCGCGGTGGGAATCATGATCGCGTTCAGAAGTTCATCGCGCATGCCCTCGGCATTGGGCGTCCCCTATCGCCGCCAGTAAATGGCCTGTGCGGCTCAGTGCCGGTGCGCCGGGACGCCGTGAGTGCGCCGGCGTCCCGCGCCATCAGCCGGCTGACGACGCGCTGCCGACGAGGTAGTAGCTGCAGGACTCGATCTTGCCGAACGAGTCGACCATCATGTCGATGAAGGCGCGCAGCTTGCGGTTCATGAAGCGCTGGCGCGGATACATGCAATAGACCGGCAGCGACGGCGCCTCCCAGTGCGGCAGGATGGGCTGGAGCGAGCCTGCCGCGACCTCGCCGTGCACGAAGAACTCGGGCAGCAGCGCGATGCCGTGGTGCCGCGCCGCCATCGTCTTGATCACCCACAGGTCGTTGCTCGATGCGGCGATATTGAGTTGCCCGAGCGACTGCCACGCCCCGTCGCCGGTGCGCAGCGCGATCTCGCCGCGTTGCTCGTCCTGCACCAGCAACTTGTGGCGGGCAAGGTCGGACGGCGTTGCCGGCGCGCCGTGGGTGCCGACGTACTCCTGGCTTGCGTACAGCCGGTAGGTCAGCCGCCCCAGCAGGCGCGCGGCCAGTTCGAGGTCGGTGCGCGGCACGGAGCAGACATAGCAGTCGATGTCGTTGCCGATGGCCGCCGACGAATCGCTGACCAGGTCGACATGGCAGACGACTTCCGGGTGGGTCTGCACATAGCGCCGCAGCACGTGATTGACGTACGAGGTGGACAGATGGCTGGTCGCGACAATCGAAAGATGGCCGCGCTCGCCGCCACCCAGCTCGCGCGCGGCGAGGCTGGCCTGCTCGAGCCCGGCCTGCAGTTCACCGAGCAGGCGCGTGCAGTTCGCGTAGAAGTCACGTGCCGCTTCGGTGGGCACCGGCTTGCCCGCCGTACGCACGAACAACTGGACGCCGAGCGCCGACTCCAGCCGCATCAGGTGGCGGCGCAGCGTCGCCTTCGGGACGCCGCTGGCATTCTCCGCCGAAGTCAGGCTGCCATGGCGCATCACCAGCGCGAAGGCTTCGACCATCTTCAGGTCGATCACGTTGGTGGCGCCGTCTCCGGCGGCCTGCAGGTCCAGCAGGAAGTTCATCTCACCCGGTCCGCGAGGTTGCCGCGCCACCGGCGATATACACGTGCAGCGCATGGATGCGCGTGAAGGCATCGGCCATCAGGTCGAGCAGCGCGCCAAGCTTGCGTCCGATCTGGCGCTGCGCGTGATAGGTGCAGTGGACCGGCAGCGCCGGCGCTTCCCATTCGGGCAGCACTACCTGCAGCATGCCGCCGTCGACCTCCGGCTGCGCGAAGAAGTCCGGCAGCACGGCGATGCCGTAGCCGTCGATGGCCATGGACTTCAGGATCCAGTAGTCATTGGTCGACGACGCCACCGGCACGAGGCAGGATTCCGTTACGCCGTCGCGCGACAACTGCAGCGCGATGGTCGGTGCGTGGCGCCGCAGGATCAGCGCCTTGTGGCGCGCCAGGTCCGCGGGCGCCGCCGGCGCGCCGTAGCGTGCGAGATAGCCGGC harbors:
- a CDS encoding BMP family protein, translating into MHLNRQIGNFPRVLRALGFFYAIYVACLPPAQAQPTPAPTQVKIAAVLGSGPDDPWNATLISTWKQLRAAKPHGLAINDPVYTEGVFGSAAEAALRLYARKGYDIIWAHANYTDEVRRIHAQYPNTLFVLTGAPNEPIGANVYLLYNRIYEPSYLAGIAAGMLTRTGVVGAVAGFPTEDTNDAINAFFAGARSVRPDVKQKVSFIASWWDPPMATEAMKAQVAGGVDQEFMLSSTFDVCKQQKVTCYGAYRDWSPVAPQNIATSALGNWTPGFKWILDEWHASRVGGKPLAGNMNKRYFGMAEGGAELAPFHDFPMPPQIAARISETRARIEARQQTVELDVSKPASSK
- the dnaN gene encoding DNA polymerase III subunit beta, with translation MQLVKTSRDNLLRPLQIVSGIVERRHTLPILANLLIRKSGSNVSFLSTDIEIQITTHAECGVGSDSIATTVAARKLLDILRAMPDGDVALSLNDKRMTVQSGKSRFALQTLAAEEFPTVAEASEFNASVSLPQKTFKHLLAMVHFAMAQQDIRYYLNGMLLVVEGKKVMAVATDGHRLAYCGVELETEAVGVGARQEVIIPRKTILELQRLLEDNDDPVQVQLAANQVKFTFANIELISKLVEGKFPDFQRVIPKGYKNAFAIDRVRLQQALQRTAILTTDKFKGVRCILDTHMLKISSTNADQEEAQEELELDYSGDALDIGFNVTYLLDVLANLKSEQVQVSLGDSNSSALITVPEDDNFKYVVMPMRI
- a CDS encoding ABC transporter permease — its product is MNARLGRALTLGSLLSFPAAGHGRTVATLAAGTLVGLSVSALLLVAGGYPLGAALSSLWSGAFGGFAEGLDTLRDATPLFLVALATIVSYRAQLWNVGQEGQLVLGAIFCYGATLLAAGLPQPLPWLLPLCAGVAGGALWSTPPALARVRWGVNEIVSTMMFNYIAVFLLMYLVGHVWPESSATYLQTAPIGAPAHLPAWNAEGTLNAQFLIAAVVALALAVLFGRSVLGFEILSFGLNARTSAFKGIAAGATCLKVFAISGGIAGLCGAVMLLGTQWRLAPATLASGVGYSGIMVAMLGRLHPAGALLAALLFGALNTGSAAMQLEAGVPSTMARVMQAVLLISFLLAQAINQAQPAKRGRDA
- a CDS encoding ABC transporter permease; protein product: MHDLLNNAVAVGLLAAAVRMLTPLLLAAAGELVAEKAGIMNLGVEGTMMTGCFVAFLVTFLSGSLALGIAAAVLSGAALGGLMAFATVTLRIEQFIMGLAINLLSSALTAYGFRALLKQVPAEQAVIEPLSTLRIPGLADLPLVGEALFNQTWMTYLAYLMVPAIALLLYRTRLGLELRSLGENPKLLDTAGHSVGVPRYGAVIFGGAMAGLAGAALSAGSSMRFVEEMTAGRGWIVIVIVVAANWRVWRVPLVTAVFALLQAAQLQAQANGVAFPYEILLALPYIAAVGIMIAFRSSSRMPSALGVPYRRQ
- a CDS encoding LysR family transcriptional regulator; the protein is MNFLLDLQAAGDGATNVIDLKMVEAFALVMRHGSLTSAENASGVPKATLRRHLMRLESALGVQLFVRTAGKPVPTEAARDFYANCTRLLGELQAGLEQASLAARELGGGERGHLSIVATSHLSTSYVNHVLRRYVQTHPEVVCHVDLVSDSSAAIGNDIDCYVCSVPRTDLELAARLLGRLTYRLYASQEYVGTHGAPATPSDLARHKLLVQDEQRGEIALRTGDGAWQSLGQLNIAASSNDLWVIKTMAARHHGIALLPEFFVHGEVAAGSLQPILPHWEAPSLPVYCMYPRQRFMNRKLRAFIDMMVDSFGKIESCSYYLVGSASSAG
- the gyrB gene encoding DNA topoisomerase (ATP-hydrolyzing) subunit B, with the protein product MTEQQNPQQENTYGASSIQILEGLEAVRKRPGMYIGDTSDGTGLHHLVFEVLDNSIDEALAGYCTEIQVTIHSDNSISIVDNGRGIPPLVKFDDKHEPKRSAAEIAMTELHAGGKFNQNSYKVSGGLHGVGVSCVNALSKWLRLTVRRDGQVHLIEFAKGDVQNRIVETVTGPDGQPVEVSPMKIIGATDKRGTEVHFLADEEIFTNVEFHYEILSKRIRELSFLNNGVHIKLVDQRTGKEEDFAFSGGVKGFVEYINRSKSVLHPTIFYANTEKDGIAVEVAMQWNDGYNEQVLCFTNNIPQRDGGTHLTGLRAAMTRVINKYIEENEVAKKAKVETTGDDMREGLSCVLSVKVPEPKFSSQTKDKLVSSEVRLPVEELVGKALSDFLLETPGDAKIICGKIVDAARAREAARKAREMTRRKGLMDGMGLPGKLADCQEKDPALSELFLVEGDSAGGSAKQGRDRKFQAILPLKGKILNVERARFDKMLSSQEVLTLITALGTGIGKDDYNLDKLRYHRIIIMTDADVDGSHIRTLLLTFFYRQMPDIIERGYVYIAQPPLYKIKHGKEERYIKDDVELNAYLLKLAMEKAVLVRPDGTEINGDALTELARQYQLTEGVISRLSRIVDTDALRAIADGVALDLDSAAAAEASAVALKAKLAEMHAKTLIGAAVNDDGTADVYAQFDEKTDKHRLMIARRHHGNVRLSHLDADFVHGADYAALSNAAKTFQGLTPEGTKVQRGEGEKLRDQTVNDFHGAMQWLLAEAERGVSRQRYKGLGEMNPEQLFETTLDVTQRRLLKVQIEDAIAADQIFTTLMGDEVEPRRNFIESNALVARNIDV
- a CDS encoding ABC transporter ATP-binding protein produces the protein MQAIPHLRVRNLSKRFGNFTALGDVSIEIARGEMHCLLGENGAGKSTLTSCLSGYLQADAGTIEVYGQALDIRSPMDARRAGIGKVFQHFVLANPLTVVENVIAGSPQRGFLPRTAATRARLHERCRKYGLSLDLDCPVGDLDVGQQQWAEILKCLNTEVDLLILDEPTAVLTPQESVQLFSVLRTLTGEGTTVVLITHKLDEVLQCDRVTVMRKGRVIDTVEAARCTRDDLSTLMVGHATSTPRRGASSPGAPRLVLEGLSASAGRRPLHGIDLTVHRGEIVGIAGVSGNGQKELFEVIAGARRATAGRLLCDGVDLTNHDPGTISRAGIGHIPQDRFAEGLVGELSVADNLMLGRHRDPVFSRRGFLSRKRAEAFAQDCIDRFAISTRSVHTKAGTLSGGNAQKIVIARELYQASKVVLANQPTRGVDVGVIESIYRLLLDKRNEGYAILLASDELDDLFNLCDRIAVMYEGRIAGIFDATQVTIAQIGHLMAGGAHIPPAPALQPAPCLKDLP